CGGCACCGACACGGCCGGTGCAGGCGCCTGCACCGGCGTCCGAGCGCTGGGACCCACCGGCCCGGGTGCCGACCCTGGACGAACCGACGTCGAGGCCGATTCAGGTGATGCCCTCCGGGCTGTCGCCCTATGAGGACGCCGAGGGGATCCGTCGGCGCCAGCGCAAGACCGAGGCGGATCACCTCCCCGACGGTGTCCAGTGGTGGGAACGGGACGAGTACACCGTGGTGCTCGCCCTGGTCGTCACCTTCTCGGTCATCATCCTCGCGGGGCTCGCATGGATTGGCGGATCGTCCCAATGACCAGTGCTCCCATCCGGTCCGGTGCCTCGACCGCGCTGGACTTCACCGCCGCGCTGCTGCAGGGTGCGCTCTGCCTGGTGGTGGCGCTCGTCTGGACCATCGCCGGAGGTCGGCTGTCCCCGCCCTGGTGGTCGTGGTGGTCCTGGTGGCTGACACCGCTGATGGTCCTGCTCAGCGTGCTGGTGCTGCTGCTCTTCGCGTCGTCGCGCGGGGCGGAGGTCCGCAACGGCGGCGGCGCCTACGAGCTGCGCGGGATCCTGATCATGGTGTGCTCGCTGGCCCAGGTCGGCTTCCTGCTGCGCGAGAACGACGAGGGGATGGCGCTGCGGGAGTTCGCCCTCTTCACCCTGGGAACCGCCGCGTTCGTCGGGGCGGACCAGCTCGGTGCCCGGATCGTCGGTGCGTGGCGCCGCCACTGGGCATACATCTTCCTCGGTGTCGCACTCGCCGCCGTCGGCGCGCTCTTCCTCTCCCAGGGCTATGTGGGCACGATCGGCGGCACCGTCCTCGGTGCCGCACCGGCGCCGATCGTGTCGGCGGCGACCGTGGGCTTCCTCGCCGCGTGGCTCGGCCAGCCCGAGTCGCCCAGACCGCCGCTGCTGGTGCAGCTCTACGCGGTGACCTTCCCGAGCCTGGCGCTGTTCGCCTTCACCGCCGACCTCGGTGCCGGGGTGGTGATGTTCGTCGGCTGCGCGACCGTGCTTGTCGTCGCGCACTTCACCACCTGGTCCTCGGCGCAGAAGCCGTGGCCGAGGCTGGGCCGGGCGGTCGCGGTGGTGCTGGGCGGCGTCGCGGTGTTAGCGGTCGGTGCGCTGATCATGGTCAAGGCGCTGCCGAACGGGAAGTTCTCGGCGGTGGCGGGCCCACCCGGCGCGGATCTGCTCGGCTCCCCGATCGAGCTGCACCGGACGGCGGAACTGCTCGGCGACGGTCGCTTCCTGCTGGTGCTGATCGTCCTGGTGCTCGTCGTGCAGCTCGTGGTCCTGGCGAGCCGGACGGTCCGCAACGCCCGCCCGGCGACGGTGAGCACCTTCCCGATGCTGCTCGTCGTGGGCATCGCCGCACAGGTCATCGTGGCGTTCCTGGCACCGGTCCTGGGCGTCCTCGACAGCGACCTGCCGGTTCCGATGAGCATGGGCGCCCTGCCCGTCGCGGCCGACGGCGCGAGCTTCCTGCTCACGATGGTCTGCGTCGGCCTGGCGTTCGGAGTGGGGAGCCGGGAGCCGGACCTCCGCTCATAGCGGGCAGCCGGCAGCGGGCCCGGCCGGGCCCGCTGCCCGTGCGGTCAGCGCCCGCCGATCCACCCGAGGTAGGGCCGTGATCCGATGCGCAGCTCGTCGGCGGTGCGGATCAGATCGGTACGGGTCGCCGTGCCCGCCCGATCGGTGGTGACCCACAGGTGTATCCGGTCGGGCAGCCACATCTCCAGCGCGGTCGCGGTGCCGTCGTCGCCGACGTCGATGAGGCCGGCCGTACCGCGAACGGTCACGGAACGGGCGTTCGGACCGGTCACCCGGCTGGTCTCCCTGCCATAGCGCACCCAGAGGCGGCCGGGCAGCATGAGGTCCTGGGACCAGCCGCCGCCGGGGTCGGCATGGGTACGCACCACCACGTCCTTCCACTTCTCCGCCGGCAGCCAGCCGAAGGAGGGCAGCCAGCCGAAGGCGAGGGCGGACTCGACCGTCGCCGCGCCGGGATCGTCGACGACGGACTCGGCGACCCGCAGCGCGGTGGCGAGCGCGTCGACCACCTCGTGGGTGACCACCTGGAGCGTGATCCCCGGCCGGGGCTGCCAGGCGACCGTGGTGACCCCGGCGACCTGGCCGGCCAGCGCGGGGCGGCCGTTGACGGCGACCTGCTCCGGCTGGCTGCCGAGGTCGCCGATGAAGGCGGCACCCAGGGGTCCGTCGGGCGCGACCAGCACCGCGACGTTGGGCGGCACCGTGTTCGGGTTGTGGGTGGCGGGATCGATCGGCGCGGACCAGCGCCGTTGCTGGTAGGCGGGGTCGCTGCGGTCGAGTGTCGCGTCCCGGCCGCTCTCGACGAAGCCGTCGGGCAGCCAGGTCGGCCGGTAGCGCAGCGCGATCCTGGTGTTGCCCGGCCGGACCGCCGGTTCGCGTGCCGGTGGCGGCAGCGGCGAGCCGGGCGCGGTCCGCGCCCGGCTGCCCGGGTGCAGCGTGCCGGGCAGGCCGCCGCGCGACCCGAGCAGCGCCGCGGGCACCGCCACCCCGGCGGCGACCGCGCCACCGGCGAGCAGCATCGTCCGCCGCTGGCGGCGCAGGACCGCTCCCCGGGCCAGCCCGGCGCGCAGCGTCTCCGGTGCCGGTGCCCGCCGGGCGAGGTCGGTGAGGGCGAGCCGGATCTGGTCTTCGTCAAGCATGGATGCGTCCTCCGATGGGTTCGGGCAGCAGCACGTCGTCGGCTGCGGCGGTGCCGTCAGCGAGCGCGGCTCGCAGGGTGGCGATGGCACGGGAGCTGTGGCTGCGGACGGTACTGATCCGGCAGTCGAGCAGCACCGCGATCTCCGGGTCGGTGAGGTCCTCATAGAAGCGCAGCACGATCACCGCGCGCTGCCGGGGCGGCAGGGTGGCGATCAGCCCGACCAGCGTCCGGCGTTCGACGACGGCACCGGTGGGGTCCGTCGTCGGCAGTGCCTCGGGCGGGGGCAGGCTGACCCAGCGGTTGGCGAGCCTGCGGCGCCACGACAGGAACTCGTTGAGGACCATGCGCTTGACGTACGCCTCGGGCTGGTCCAGCGCGGTGATCCGGCGCCAGCGGGACTGTGCCCGGAGCAGCACGTTCTGCACGATGTCCTGGGCGAGGTGCGGATCGCAGGTGAGCACGGTGGCGTAGCGCAGCAGAGCGGCGAGTCGGGTGGCGAGGAATTCGTCGTATGTCACGGGCGGCTCCTTCAATGGTCACCACTCCAACGCGGCGGGCGGCCCGTCTGTTGAGCCCGGCACCGCTTCAATATCCCGCGGCGAGCCCGTCGGCGCGGGGCTCGGAGCCCGCGACGTAGCCGCCCGCGGGCAGCCGCCAGATCGCCTGTCCCATCCCGAAGTCCGAGGGGTCGTCGGTGACGGTGACGGCGTGCCCGCGCCGCCGCAGGTCGGCGACGGCCGCGGCGGGGAAGTCCGACTCCACGGTCACGTTCCGGCCGGCGTGCCAGTACCAGCGGGGTCGGGCCAGGGCCGCCTGCGGGTCGAGCCCGTCGTCGAGGGTGGCGCTGATGAGCTGCACGTGCCCCTGCGGCTGCATGTGGCCGCCCATCACGCCGAAGGGGCCGACCGGCTCGCCGTCGCGGCTGAGGAAGCCGGGGATGATGGTGTGGAAGGGCCGCTTGCCGCCCGCCGCGACGTTGGGGTGCGCCGGGTCGAGGCTGAACCCGGCGCCCCGGTTCTGCAGGCCGAAGCCGTAACCGGGAAGCACCACATAGGACCCGAACCCCAGGTAGGTCGACTGGATCAGCGAGACCATCATGCCGTCGCCGTCGGCCGCGGCGAGGTAGACGGTGCCGCCGCGCATCGGGTCGCCGGGTCCGGGCTCGCCGGCCACCTCGGTGATGAGCGCCCGCCGGGCCGCCACATAGGACGGATCGAGCAGGTCCGGCGTGGGGGTGCGCGGGTCGGCGACGTAGGCGTGCGCGTCGGCGAAGCCCAGCTTCATCGCCTCGATCTGGCGGTGCGGGTCGGTGCCGGTAAAGCCGTCGAGCAGGGCGAACGCCTGCAGCGCCGCGACGCCCTGCCCGTTGGGCGGCAGCTCGTGCACGGTGTGGCCGCGGTAGTCCGCGCTCATCGGGGCCACCCAGTCGCCCTCGTGGGCGGCGAGGTCGTCGCCGGTGAGCAGGCCGCCCGTCGCCGCCGCGAAGCGGTCCAGCGCGTCGGCCACCTCGCCGGTGTAAAAGGCGGCGCAGCGCGTACCGGATAGGAGGCGCAACGTGCGCGCGGCGCCGGAGTTGCGGACGATCTCACCGGGACGCGGCGCGCGGCCGAAGACCTCCGCCCAGCCCGCGCAGGCCGGGTCGTCGATCTCCGCGAACGCGCGCACCGAGCGCGCCCACGACCGGCTCAGGCCGGCCGCCGCGGTGAATCCGTGCTCGGCGTATCCGATCGCGTCGGCGAAGAGCCGCTCGAAGGGCACCCGGCCGAAGCGGGCGTGCAGGTCGCGCCAGCCCGCGGGCGCGCCGGGCACGGTCACGGGCAGCCAGCCGCGCGGTGGCGGCGCCGACTCCGCCGCACCCTGCGCGCCACCCAGGGCACCCGTCGGCGTCCCGCCACCCGCGACCATCCGCTCCAGCGTCAGCGCGGCGGGGGAGCGCCCGGATCCGTTGTATCCGTGCAGCTGTGCACCGTCCCAGACGAGGGCGAAGAGATCGCCGCCGATGTCGTTGGAACCGGGCTGCACCACGGTGAGCGTGATCGCGGCGGCGACGGCCGCGTCGACGGCGGAGCCGCCCTCGCGGAGCACGGCGAGACCGGCCTGGGCGGCGAGCGGCTGGCTGGTGGCGACGACGCCGCGCGGGGCGTAGACGGGTGTGCGCATGTGCTCATCCTGCCGGGTGTCGCCGGTGCCCGGCAGGATGATTCAGCACCTCCCGCTACGGCAGCGGGGGGAGTGGTGGCAGCCCTGGTGCGGGCAGGCCCGGCACGGGTGGCACCGGCAGGCCCGGCACTCCCGGCACGGGCAGATCGGGTACTCCCGGGAGATCGGGGAGACCGGGTGCACCACCCGGCAGCACTCCACCGAGGAGTGAGCCGATGGTGGAGAGCAGGTCACCGATCGCGGAGAGCAGGGCGTTGACCAGATCCATGGGGGACTCCTGTCGTCTGTGGACAACGGAAAGGACGGCCGCCTCAGACCAGTATCTGGCTATTAGTGAAGTAAGTCCATATCCGCGCACTTTTGGGCCCAATCTGCGCGGATCTTGCTGTCCCTGCTGTAAACACGTCATGTCTTGCAAGCTCTTGCGGAAACATTTCAGTTACCCGTATGTTCTGTCTCACACTGCCCTCCTTGGATCAAAGAAGGCCTTCGATGAGTTTCAGAACGCGCCCGGCGCGGAGATACCGAACCTTCCTCGTCACCCTCCTCGCCGCGCTGACGATCGCCACGCCGGTCGTCGCGCTCCAGGCCGTGCGGGACGACGAACCGACACAGTGGGTCGACGCAGGCAGCACCTACTGGCGTGACGAGCCGGGCGCCGCCGCGCTCGCCGCCACCGCGCCGCAGGCGAAGCGTGCCGAGCAGTTCTACTTCGTCCTGCCGGACCGGTTCGCCAACGGCGACACCGGCAACGACAAGGGAGGCCGGACGGGCGACCGGCTCAAGACGGGCTACGACCCGACCGACAAGGGCTTCTACCACGGTGGCGACCTCGCGGGTGTGATCGACAAGCTCGACTACATCGAGGGGTTGGGCACCACCGCGATCTGGCTCGCGCCGGTCTTCGCCAACCGGCCGGTGCAGGGCACGGGCGCCGACGTCAGCGCGGGCTACCACGGTTACTGGATCGAGGACTTCACCAGGGTCGACCCGCACTTCGGCACCAACGCCGACCTGAAGAAGCTGGTCAAGCTCGCGCACTCGCGCGGCATCAAGATCTTCCTCGACGTGATCGTCAACCACACCGCCGACGTGATCCGGTACGAGGAGAACCGGTACTCCTACGTGGAGAAGAAGGACTCGCCCTACACCGATGTCAAGGGACGGGCCTTCGACGACGCCGACTTCGCCGACGGCACCCGGGACTTCCCGGCCGTCGACGCCGCGAGCGGGCCCTACACGCCGGTCTTCGCCACGGGTGCGGACAAGAGGGTGAAGGTGCCGTCGTGGCTCAACGACCCGGCGATGTACCACAACCGCGGCAACTCCTCCTTCGCCGGTGAGAACTCGACCTACGGCGACTTCTTCGGCCTCGACGACCTGTGGACCGAGCGGCCCGAGGTGGTCGAGGGCATGACGAAGATCTACCAGGACTGGATCACCAGCACCGGGATCGACGGCTACCGGCTCGACACCGCCAAGCACGTCGACATGGACTTCTGGCCGCAGTTCGCCAAGGGCATCGCCCAGGCGGCCGAGCGCGCCCACAAGCCCGACTTCTTCATGTTCGGCGAGGTCTACTCCGCCGACGCGTCGATCACCTCCAGCTACGTCCGGCAGGGCGGGCTGCAGGCCACGCTCGACTTCGGCTTCCAGGCCGCTGCGCAGGGCTTCGTCACCGGCGGCAGCGGCCAGGGTCTCGCCGACCTCTACGCCACCGACCCGCTCTACACCACCCGCGGCACCGACGCCGGTGACCTGCCGACCTTCCTCGGCAACCACGACATGGGCCGCATCGGCAGCGCGATCTTGAAATACAGCATCGTCAACGGCGGCGGCGAGCAGGACGCGCTGGAGCGGGACCGGCTCGCGCACGAGCTGATGTTCCTCACCCGCGGCCAGCCGGTCGTCTACTCCGGCGACGAGCAGGGCTTCACCGGCCCCGGCGGCGACAAGGACGCCCGGCAGGACATGTTCGCCAGCCGGGTCGCCGATTACCTCGACGACGACCTGCTCGGCACCGACCGCACCCACGCGGTCGACAACTTCAACACCGCGCACCCGCTCTACCGCTCCATCGCCGCGCTGGGCGACCTGCGCGCCGCCCACCCGGGTCTGCGCGACGGCACCCAGACGACGAGGTACGCCGGTGACGGCGTCTTCGCCTTCTCGCGCCTCGACGCCGCCCAGCGGGTCGAGTACGTCGTCGCCGCGAACAGCGGCACCGGCGAGAAGACGGTCACCGTGGACACCTTCACGCCGGGCGCCGCCTTCGGCAGGCTCTACCCGACCGCCGGTGCCGGTCCGGTGGCGGGCGCCGACGGCAAGCTCACGATCACGATCCCGGCCCTGACCACGATCGCCTGGAAGGCCGGGCAGCAGGTCCCGGGTGCGGCCGCGCCGACGATCTCCATCGCGTCCCCGGCCGCCGGTGCCGCCGTCGCCACCCAGGCCGCGATCACCGCCACCGTCACCGGTGCTCCCAGCTCGACGGTGACCTTCGCCGCCAAGGTCGGCAGCGGCCCCTGGAAGACGCTCGGCACCGCGACTCGGGCGCCCTACACGGTGCACCACGACCTGGCCGGGCTCGCCGGGAAGACGGCGGTGCAATATAAGGCCGTCGTGAAGGACCCGCAGGGCCGGACCGCGACCGCGACGACGAACATCACCGTCGCCACTCCGGTCCAGGGCGCGCAGCGCGACTATGTGCTCGTGCACTACCAGCGTCCGGCCGGGGACTACGACGGCTGGGGTGTCTACAACTGGGGGGACTCGGACGCGTCGTCGCAGCACCCGTGGCCGACCGGCCAGCCCTTCGCCGGACGCGACTCCTACGGCGCCTTCGCCTGGGTGAAGGTGAAGCCGGGCGCGACGAACGTCGGCTTCCTCGTCGTCAACGGCGCCGGGCAGAAGGATGTCGAGTCCGACCGCAGCATCGACCCGAGCCGCACCGGCGAGATCTGGCTGAAGCAGGGCGACGCCACGATCTACCCGTCGCAGGCGGCCGCGGCCGGCTATGTCGACGTGCACTACCACCGGCCGGACGGCGACTACGCCGGGTGGGGCCTGCACCTGTGGGGTGACGGGCTCGGCGCCGGTGCGGGCACCGACTGGGGCTCGCCGCGCCAGCCGGACGGCACGGACGCGTTCGGCGCCTTCTGGAGGGTGCCGGTCGGCGACGCGACGAAGCCGATCAACTTCATCGTCCACAGTGGTGACAACAAGGACCCCAACGGCGACCTCACCGTCGACATGACCGTCGGCTCGGCCTGGGTCAACGGTGGCAGCTCGACGGTCCACCCGACGAAGGCCGCCGCGACCAACACCGCTGTGCTGCACTACCGGCGTGAGGACGGCGACTACGCGGGCTGGGGCCTGCACCTGTGGGACGGCAACGCCAACCCGGTCGAGTGGGGCAGCCCGCTGCTGCCGTCGAGCATCGACGCCTACGGCGCCACCTATGTCGTGCCGCTCGTCGAGGGTGCGACCGGCGTCAACTACATCGTCCACAGGGGAGACGCCAAGGACCTCCCCAACGACCAGCGGCTCGATGTCACCAAGAAGGGCTACGAGGTCTGGCTGCTCGCCGGGGTGGAGAAGGCACTCCGCCCGCTGGAGGCGGCCGCCGCCCGGGACATCGACCTGACGCACTCCAGCGCGCAGTGGATCGACCGTTCGACGATCGCCTGGGCGAAGCCCGACAACGACGGCAAGGTCTACGACCTCGTCGTCTCGGCGAACGGCAACGTCTCCGTCGTCGACGGCAAGCTCGCCGGTGACTTCACCACGATCCGGCTCTCGGCCGGGGCCAACGGGCTCACCGACCGGCAGCGGATCGCGCATCCGGAGCTCTGGGCCTACCAGGCCTTCCAGCTCGGCACCGCCGACCTCCGGGTGATCCGGGACGCGCTGCGGGGTCGGCTGATCGTGGCGGAGAGCGATCACCTGGGCAACCTGCTCTCGGCGACCGGGGTGCAGACTCCCGGCGTACTCGACGATGTCTATGCCGGTGCCACCGCGGCCCGGCTGGGACCGGTCTTCGCGGCCGGGCGCCCGACGCTCTCGCTCTGGGCACCCACCGCGACCGGCGTGGAGCTGCAGCTCTTCGACTCGCCGGCCGCGACCGCGACGGCCGTGCCGATGACCCGCGACGACGCGACCGGCGTCTGGCGTGCCGTCGGCGGCAGCTCCTGGAAGGGGAAGTACTACCGCTTCAGGGTCACCGCCTACCAGCCCGCGACCAGGCAGTTCGTCACCGCGAGCGTCACCGACCCCTACTCGGTCTCGCTCGCCGCGAACTCCACCCACAGCCAGATCGTCGACCTCGCCGACCCGGCCCTCGCGCCGGCCGGGTGGGACAGCCTGCGCAAGCCGCGCGTCACGGGCCGTCCGCAGATTCAGGAGTTGTCGGTACGCGACTTCTCGATCTCCGACACCACGGTCGCTGCGGCGCAGCGGGGCACCTACGGCGCCTTCACCACCCCGGCCACCGACGGCATGACGGAGCTGAAGAAGCTGGCCGATGCGGGTGTCACCCACCTGCACCTGCTGCCGACCTTCGACTTCGCCACGGCGCCGGAGCGGCGGGCCGACCAGGCCGTGCCCGCCTGCGACCTGCCCGCGATGCCGCCGTCCGGCGAGGGCCAGCAGGCCTGCGTCGCGGCTGTCGCCGAGACCGACGGCTACAACTGGGGTTACGACCCGCTGCACTACACCGTGCCCGAGGGCGGCTACGCGGTGAACCCGGACGGCAGTGCCCGGATCACCGAGTACCGCCAGATGGTGCAGGGCATCAACAAGGCGGGCCTGCGGGTCGTGCTCGACGTCGTCTACAACCACACCTCGGCCTCGGGCACCGACCCGAAGTCGGTGCTGGACCAGGTCGTGCCCGGCTATTACCACCGGCTCCTCGCCGACGGCACGGTCGCGACCTCGACCTGCTGCGCCAACACCGCACCCGAGCACGCGATGATGGGCAAGCTCGTCGTCGACTCGATGGTCACCTGGGCCAAGCGCTACAAGGTCGACGGATTCCGCTTCGACCTGATGGGCCACCACCCGAAGGCCAACATCCTCGCCGTCCGGGCCGCGCTCGACGCGCTCACCCTCGACCGCGACGGCGTCGACGGCAGATCCATCCTCATGTACGGCGAGGGCTGGAACTTCGGCGAGGTCGCGAACGACGCGCGCTTCGTGCAGGCAACCCAGACCAACATGGCGGGTACGGGCATCGGCACCTTCACCGACCGCCTGCGCGACGCCGTCCGGGGCGGTGGCCCCTTCGACGACAACCCGCGGATCCAGGGTTTCGCGTCGGGCCTCTACACCGACTCCAACGGCGACCCGGTCAACGGCACCGCGGCGGCCCAGAAGGCGTCGCTGCTGCACCAGCAGGACCTGATCAAGCTGGGTCTCGCCGGGAACCTGGCCGGTTACCGCTTCACCGACTCGACCGGCGCCTCGGTGCTCGGGTCGCAGGTCACCTACAACGGGTCGCCCGCCGGCTACACCGCCTCGCCGAGCGAAGCGGTGACCTATGTGGACGCCCACGACAACGAGATCCTCTACGACACGCTCGCCTACAAGCTGCCGCAGTCGACCTCGGCGACGGACCGGGCGCGGATGCAGGTGGTGGCGCTGTCGACCGTCGTCCTCTCGCAGGGCACGGGGTTCGTCACGGCCGGGTCGTCCCGGCTGCGGTCCAAGTCGCTGGACAAGAACTCCTACAACTCCGGTGACTGGTTCAACGCCATCCGCTGGGACTGCGCGACGGGCAACGGGTTCGGGCTCGGCGTGCCGCCGTCGCCGGACAACACGTCCCGGTGGCCCTACGCCAAGCCGCTGCTCGCCGACCCGGCACTCGTCGCCGGGTGCGCTCCGGTCGAGCTCGCCGACGCGCGCTTCGCCGAATTGCTGAAGGTGCGGGCCTCCTCACCGCTGTTCAGCCTGCGCAGCGCCGCCGACGTGCAGCAGGCGGTGTCGTTCCCGCTCTCGGGGACGAGCGAGACGCCGGGCGTGATCACGATGATGCTGCGCGGCAACGGGCAGACGATCGTGGTCGTCATCAACGCGTCGCCTGACGCCGCGTCGCAGACCGTCGGCGCGCTGGCCGGCAAGTCGATGGCGCTGCACCCGGTGCTGCGGAGCTCCGCCGACCCGGTGCTGGCCGGGTCGGCGTATGTCAAGGGAACCGGCACCTTCACGGTGCCGGGCCGCTCCGTGGCGGTCTTCGTCTCCTGACCGGGCGTGGTGACGGCGGGCCGGGCGCTGCTGCGTCCGG
This portion of the Allocatelliglobosispora scoriae genome encodes:
- a CDS encoding SigE family RNA polymerase sigma factor, with the protein product MTYDEFLATRLAALLRYATVLTCDPHLAQDIVQNVLLRAQSRWRRITALDQPEAYVKRMVLNEFLSWRRRLANRWVSLPPPEALPTTDPTGAVVERRTLVGLIATLPPRQRAVIVLRFYEDLTDPEIAVLLDCRISTVRSHSSRAIATLRAALADGTAAADDVLLPEPIGGRIHA
- a CDS encoding gamma-glutamyltransferase family protein, with protein sequence MRTPVYAPRGVVATSQPLAAQAGLAVLREGGSAVDAAVAAAITLTVVQPGSNDIGGDLFALVWDGAQLHGYNGSGRSPAALTLERMVAGGGTPTGALGGAQGAAESAPPPRGWLPVTVPGAPAGWRDLHARFGRVPFERLFADAIGYAEHGFTAAAGLSRSWARSVRAFAEIDDPACAGWAEVFGRAPRPGEIVRNSGAARTLRLLSGTRCAAFYTGEVADALDRFAAATGGLLTGDDLAAHEGDWVAPMSADYRGHTVHELPPNGQGVAALQAFALLDGFTGTDPHRQIEAMKLGFADAHAYVADPRTPTPDLLDPSYVAARRALITEVAGEPGPGDPMRGGTVYLAAADGDGMMVSLIQSTYLGFGSYVVLPGYGFGLQNRGAGFSLDPAHPNVAAGGKRPFHTIIPGFLSRDGEPVGPFGVMGGHMQPQGHVQLISATLDDGLDPQAALARPRWYWHAGRNVTVESDFPAAAVADLRRRGHAVTVTDDPSDFGMGQAIWRLPAGGYVAGSEPRADGLAAGY
- the pulA gene encoding pullulanase-type alpha-1,6-glucosidase, with translation MSFRTRPARRYRTFLVTLLAALTIATPVVALQAVRDDEPTQWVDAGSTYWRDEPGAAALAATAPQAKRAEQFYFVLPDRFANGDTGNDKGGRTGDRLKTGYDPTDKGFYHGGDLAGVIDKLDYIEGLGTTAIWLAPVFANRPVQGTGADVSAGYHGYWIEDFTRVDPHFGTNADLKKLVKLAHSRGIKIFLDVIVNHTADVIRYEENRYSYVEKKDSPYTDVKGRAFDDADFADGTRDFPAVDAASGPYTPVFATGADKRVKVPSWLNDPAMYHNRGNSSFAGENSTYGDFFGLDDLWTERPEVVEGMTKIYQDWITSTGIDGYRLDTAKHVDMDFWPQFAKGIAQAAERAHKPDFFMFGEVYSADASITSSYVRQGGLQATLDFGFQAAAQGFVTGGSGQGLADLYATDPLYTTRGTDAGDLPTFLGNHDMGRIGSAILKYSIVNGGGEQDALERDRLAHELMFLTRGQPVVYSGDEQGFTGPGGDKDARQDMFASRVADYLDDDLLGTDRTHAVDNFNTAHPLYRSIAALGDLRAAHPGLRDGTQTTRYAGDGVFAFSRLDAAQRVEYVVAANSGTGEKTVTVDTFTPGAAFGRLYPTAGAGPVAGADGKLTITIPALTTIAWKAGQQVPGAAAPTISIASPAAGAAVATQAAITATVTGAPSSTVTFAAKVGSGPWKTLGTATRAPYTVHHDLAGLAGKTAVQYKAVVKDPQGRTATATTNITVATPVQGAQRDYVLVHYQRPAGDYDGWGVYNWGDSDASSQHPWPTGQPFAGRDSYGAFAWVKVKPGATNVGFLVVNGAGQKDVESDRSIDPSRTGEIWLKQGDATIYPSQAAAAGYVDVHYHRPDGDYAGWGLHLWGDGLGAGAGTDWGSPRQPDGTDAFGAFWRVPVGDATKPINFIVHSGDNKDPNGDLTVDMTVGSAWVNGGSSTVHPTKAAATNTAVLHYRREDGDYAGWGLHLWDGNANPVEWGSPLLPSSIDAYGATYVVPLVEGATGVNYIVHRGDAKDLPNDQRLDVTKKGYEVWLLAGVEKALRPLEAAAARDIDLTHSSAQWIDRSTIAWAKPDNDGKVYDLVVSANGNVSVVDGKLAGDFTTIRLSAGANGLTDRQRIAHPELWAYQAFQLGTADLRVIRDALRGRLIVAESDHLGNLLSATGVQTPGVLDDVYAGATAARLGPVFAAGRPTLSLWAPTATGVELQLFDSPAATATAVPMTRDDATGVWRAVGGSSWKGKYYRFRVTAYQPATRQFVTASVTDPYSVSLAANSTHSQIVDLADPALAPAGWDSLRKPRVTGRPQIQELSVRDFSISDTTVAAAQRGTYGAFTTPATDGMTELKKLADAGVTHLHLLPTFDFATAPERRADQAVPACDLPAMPPSGEGQQACVAAVAETDGYNWGYDPLHYTVPEGGYAVNPDGSARITEYRQMVQGINKAGLRVVLDVVYNHTSASGTDPKSVLDQVVPGYYHRLLADGTVATSTCCANTAPEHAMMGKLVVDSMVTWAKRYKVDGFRFDLMGHHPKANILAVRAALDALTLDRDGVDGRSILMYGEGWNFGEVANDARFVQATQTNMAGTGIGTFTDRLRDAVRGGGPFDDNPRIQGFASGLYTDSNGDPVNGTAAAQKASLLHQQDLIKLGLAGNLAGYRFTDSTGASVLGSQVTYNGSPAGYTASPSEAVTYVDAHDNEILYDTLAYKLPQSTSATDRARMQVVALSTVVLSQGTGFVTAGSSRLRSKSLDKNSYNSGDWFNAIRWDCATGNGFGLGVPPSPDNTSRWPYAKPLLADPALVAGCAPVELADARFAELLKVRASSPLFSLRSAADVQQAVSFPLSGTSETPGVITMMLRGNGQTIVVVINASPDAASQTVGALAGKSMALHPVLRSSADPVLAGSAYVKGTGTFTVPGRSVAVFVS